The DNA region GCGCCCGGGCGGCGGCGCGGCCCCGGGAGACGCGCAGCTGTGAGCGGGAGATGCGGGCCCGCTGGCCGCCGCCCGCGATCATCGCGTTCACGGACACCATCGGGTCGCCGCCCATGGAGCGGGCGAACAGCGCGCCGACGACGACCGGCAGCAGCGCGACCGCGAGGGCAGAACCGGTGGCGGTGGCCGTGGCGGTGACGGTGCGGAGGGGGCGGGCGGTGCGCGGGGCGTCGTCGGTCATGGGAACAGTTCAGCAGCGGGGCGCTGCCCCGGGCATCGGCCGCCGTACTCAGTCGTCCGCGCTGCACGTACTCACCCCCGGTACTCACGAGCGGTACTCACGCCAGGTACTCACCCCCGGTACTCACGCCAGGTACTCACGCCCGGAATTCGGTCACCCGGCCCGTCCCGGGTGCTCAGCGCCGGGCCAGCACCGTGACGAGCGTGAACGAGGCGTGGCAGGGTCCCGCCGCGAGGCCGGCGAGCCAGCGGTGGGCGCGTGCCTCCGTCACGTATCCGGCGGTGACGGCCCTGCGGATGTTGCGGCCGAGGCCGAGCGTGTAGTCGGCGGTCTCGAAGTCCCGGAAGACGGGGGCGGCGGCGCTCACCGTCTCGACGGTGAAGCCCGCCCGCTCGGCGAGCCGGGCGAGGGAACGGCCGACGGTGGCGTTGCGGACCGCCTCGGTGACGGTGTACCGGGTGAAGGCGCGGCTGGTGTCCAGGTCCTCGGAGTCGACGGCGAGGGTGTCCCAGTCGGGTTCGACGAGGCCGACGAGGCCGCCGGGTGCGGTGGCGGTGTGCAGCCGGGCGAGGACGGCGGCGGGGTCGGGCACGTGCATCAGGACCCGGTCGATCTTGGCGCGGTCGACCGAACCGTCCGCCACCGGAGGGGCGTTCAGGTCGCCCTCGCGCAGCTCGACCTGCGCGAGTCCGGCGGTCCGGCGCCGTGCCTCGGCGAGCATCGCCGGGTCGCGGTCGACGCCGATCACCCGACCGGTCCCGCCGACGCGTTGGGCGAGCGCGGGCAGGTCGGCGCCGGGGCCGCAGCCGCCGTCGAGCGCCGTCTGGCCGGGCCGGATGTCGAGGAGCCTGAGCAGGTGTTCCTTGTACGCCCGGCCGGCCTCCGTCGCCGCCGTGCGCAGCATGTACGTGCTCTGCTCGGGCCGTTCGGCGCCGGGAGGTTCCGGCTGCGCCGTCCTGCCGTGCCGCCGTGTGCTCATCGGGACAGTCGATCACCGGCCCGGTGCCCCTGCCAAGTACACGGAACCGGCCACGCGGAAACGATTCCTCAGCGACCCTGGAGGTCGGCTGTTCCGATCACTTTTCACGACCACTCGTCACTCTCATCACGCGGAGGCGGGACGACTTGACCGACGACACCACCACAACACCTCCCGTCCTGGTCGTCCAGCACGAGGACGGCGCCGGCCCCGGCCTCGTCGGCGAACGGCTGCGGGCGGCCGGGCTCGACGTCCGGACCGTCCACCCCTGGCGCGGCGAGCCGCTGCCCGGCTCCCTCGACGGGTGGGCCGGGCTGCTCGTCCTGGGCGGCTCGGCGAACT from Streptomyces fradiae includes:
- a CDS encoding methyltransferase domain-containing protein codes for the protein MSTRRHGRTAQPEPPGAERPEQSTYMLRTAATEAGRAYKEHLLRLLDIRPGQTALDGGCGPGADLPALAQRVGGTGRVIGVDRDPAMLAEARRRTAGLAQVELREGDLNAPPVADGSVDRAKIDRVLMHVPDPAAVLARLHTATAPGGLVGLVEPDWDTLAVDSEDLDTSRAFTRYTVTEAVRNATVGRSLARLAERAGFTVETVSAAAPVFRDFETADYTLGLGRNIRRAVTAGYVTEARAHRWLAGLAAGPCHASFTLVTVLARR